The sequence caaatcacgaattgtaAGCGAGGAACACTATACCTTGGCTCTGACAGACTGCTTTCAGAATGGGGTTCGATTTGCGTCGTTGTCGCAGAACCTATACGGGTGCAGATTCGCCCAAATTTTGTAGAATTTATGCCGTGTCGGATTTATTAGTAGTTTTCACTTCAGCTTCTGACCATTGTCTTCTCTGACACACTGTGTGCCCAGTGTCCGCCTCCTCCACTGCCTGCCAAGGCGCCTGTCGGAATCCGGGGTGCGCACAATGTTTGCTCTCATGCTAGCATCAGTCCTCTTGAGCAGTCCTGGGCTCAAGCTTTGGGCGTTGCACTTAGAGAAGTTGAGGTCACGCGCTTTTATCTTCACCCCCTTAGAGAATCCGAAAAGCCTCTTGAGGGGGACATTTATTTTTTAATAACTTACTGCAAAATTGCACCCTCTCCGTGGCTTTTCAATTCGaatacagtcgtgagtttcgCTGccagcaatcgtgaattggacaGATTTGAAAGGTTCACGGAATTGCTTTCCTTTCTCGCGCCAGATGGGGGCCTCCTCGCCTCTTTCACTTTCACGCCTCAATGCGGAACCGCGCCTCCCTCCACACTCACACCAACCCGCCACGAGAACCGTGTCGAAAATAGTAACACACCTGAGGACCCAGAGCGCTTGACTTCGCCAGGTTCCGAATATATTAATAGAGCCTCAGCTCGACTTTAAGCTGTCTGACTATGACTTTCGATCTGTCTAACTCTCCACGATGTCGGACATAGCTGAACACGCTTCCACCGTCCAACCCATCTTGACCGCGACCGCCGGtcttggtggtggtgacaCTGCGGAAAAGCATGCGATTTtcgccgagcaagagcgtCCCAAAAGACATGCAATGTCATCGACTTGGCCGACCAAAGCGGGCCACGAATGGGCAATTCCCGAACGCTTGCTGGCGCTGATGGGCGTGGCTTCGTTTTCGTCGCTCAAGACCCACGCCCCAAGCGCAGCGATACCTGTCTATCCTAAAGACGCACCCGTCCCCGTCTTTCCGCTCTGGAAGATGCACCTTGTTGTCGCACCCAAAGCTGCCGCTCCGCTGATCGCGCACGCTGCATTCGAATATCTCACAGGCATCACCGTCAGCAGAGGTGCAGCCATGACTTTGTACATGGTGAGCTTCGTGCTCATAGGTATTAGCTTTGTTTCTTGGTGCAACCGCACCGCTTTGCGATTCGGTACATTTGATGCTCAGGCCGGCCGAGACGGTGTGCCCGATGTCGAAACTTGGAATGTGATACGCGAGTTACTCTTCGTCGCCCTTAGCCGCTCTCTCGTCGGAGTCTACTTTCTCTACCGTCCGGGAGAGCCTCTGCTCACTCTGCGAAGCGTCGTGATGTTCCCGCTTAACATGTTTATTTATGCGGTAGTGTTGGACTTCTACTTTTACTGGTACCATCGCAGTATGCACGAGGTCGGCTTCCTAtggcgcttccaccgcAAACACCACACGACCAAGCACCCCAATGCTGCTCTCAGTGCATTTGCCGATCACGAACAGGAGTTATTCGATACTCTCGTTATCCCAGCTCTTACATGGTTCACCTGGCGCATCGACTTTGCCACATGGTTCGGCTCGACTGTCTACATCCTGTACGTGGAGGTATTCGGCCACTCGGGAATACGCGCTTACTTCCAGATTCCGACCACTTGGCCGCTCCGTTACCTCGGCTGCGAACTTTGCATCGAGGATCACgacctccaccaccgctaCGGCTGGAAGAAATCCGGCAATTACGGGAAACAAACTCGTCTCTGGGACGCGGTCTTTCGTACATGCAAGCCCAGGATCGAATCGACCGAACAAAACATCGACTGGGGCCTGTCAACCCCTCCTCCATTGCCTACGCATTCCACGTAGTGATGTAAGAAGAAACACTCACACTGCCTATTGCTGCCTTGTGTGCGTTACTGGCGCTCGACAAAGCGCAAAGGAGCATTGATGATGCCCACATCGGGTCAATATGATGAGACAGGAAGCGACCAGTCAACATTTGGTATCTCTTGATACATGATTTGAACCCTGCACTGAACAGATCGAGTAAGATAGAGCAATGAGAGTGCTTAGTACTATGCCGACGAAGTCCTAGTCCAGCCCTAAAGTGTTTTGTGGAGCACGATGCGCGCGTAAATgtcgctcgctcgacagAGCTGAGGGCGCCTTCGATTCGGATCGACAGGTCCAAGTGTTGCTGCGTATTCCTAATGGGAGCAGGAACAGGGTCGATGATCGATGTAGGAATTAAAGATGCGCGCGATCGGGGTGGAAAACTATAAATACACTGTACTGAGAAAATGATGCTACAAAAGAATACTGCTCCACTGCAGCAACACAAGAGTCCCTGTTTTCCGAGCGATTGAAATGGCCTGCGCATTCGTGAGAGAGATGTTGCCTCCGTGCGAAGGTCCCTCGAAGACGCTCGGATTTGGCTGCATGCGATGCTATCGGACCAAAAAGCAAGGCACTCAGCGAAACGGGCCGGCCGCGTAATTGGACagctcgagatgagcgcTGGCTCGTTCGAGCGATCTTGAATCAACCGTTCCTGACGTACACACAGCTTTCGTTGGAGCTAAACGGCGTTTCTGTTCGCCAACTGAAGACATCGGCGCACAAGAACGGCATTTATCGACAGATCGCACTCAAAAGCCGTAGCACCCGTCGGGCACGCCACCCTTGGCCTCCAAGGGCAACTCTCGCATTTCACCCGTGCCGTTGGAGGTTGACAGAACCCAAGGGCTTAACAGCATTGAGTCAATGGAAACAGGAGTAC comes from Mycosarcoma maydis chromosome 18, whole genome shotgun sequence and encodes:
- a CDS encoding uncharacterized protein (related to ERG25 - C-4 methyl sterol oxidase); the encoded protein is MSDIAEHASTVQPILTATAGLGGGDTAEKHAIFAEQERPKRHAMSSTWPTKAGHEWAIPERLLALMGVASFSSLKTHAPSAAIPVYPKDAPVPVFPLWKMHLVVAPKAAAPLIAHAAFEYLTGITVSRGAAMTLYMVSFVLIGISFVSWCNRTALRFGTFDAQAGRDGVPDVETWNVIRELLFVALSRSLVGVYFLYRPGEPLLTLRSVVMFPLNMFIYAVVLDFYFYWYHRSMHEVGFLWRFHRKHHTTKHPNAALSAFADHEQELFDTLVIPALTWFTWRIDFATWFGSTVYILYVEVFGHSGIRAYFQIPTTWPLRYLGCELCIEDHDLHHRYGWKKSGNYGKQTRLWDAVFRTCKPRIESTEQNIDWGLSTPPPLPTHST